The Drosophila sechellia strain sech25 chromosome 2R, ASM438219v1, whole genome shotgun sequence nucleotide sequence GTAGCTGTTATTCTGACcgctttttgttgctgttgtgtttGGTTGTTAGGTGTCAAAAGTGGTTGATTGTTGtcctcgtcatcatcatcaatgtAGTACGTTTTGTTGTAGTGgctgccgccgccaccgccgttGTTGTGGGTGCTATGCTGGGTGTAGTTGCTGTGAGCAATGTTGCTGCTACTGATCATGGTTGTTGATGTTGCCGTTTGCTGCTTGCGCTTATGTCCGGTAATGCTTAGAGCAGCCGATAGACTGGAAGCGGCATGCAGAATCGAGCGTTGGTTGAAAATGCTGTTAGAGGCGGCTGCCGCAGCCGCGTTGTTGTTCTTTCGGAACttctgatgatgatgatggtgagcTGGTGGCTGTGGCGGCGCTGGCGGTGGCTGCTGATGTGGCGGATGCGGATGTAGCGTTGGCGGTTGTCACGAACATGCCACCTCCGTTGTGGTTGTGTTGCTGTTGGCATTGCCATTGTTGTGAGGCTGTGACGGTTCCTGCTCCACAACGTCCAACTCGGAGCCGTTCTTGCCAGAGGTCTTAAAGCTTGGCGCACTTAATTGCGCCGTTGTGGGCGTGGTGGGCGTCCCTGCCCCCATATCGCTGGAGGCATTCGAGTTCTCCTCTGTCAGCTAAACATACAAAGATTCGACTAATTAATACGTTCTACATTTATATCTTTTTATTCCACTAACCGAATCGCTGAGTCTCTGTATCTTGGCTCCGCTATCCCGACCGCGATTTCCACTTGATGGCTGCTGGCCTGGGGGCAGTGGATCCTGCGATTGGGCCAGTTCCGTAGAAAGTCGTTTGCGGTTGGCCAATAGCgtgttattaaaattattgtgACTTTCCATTGACTTGCGCTCACGTTTTAGGAAGTCAGAGTCTAAATAAAGCGACAGCTGCTTGCGCTTTACATGGCGGGCATCAATGGTCATACCTTCTTTAAGCATTTTGATGTTAACCTGCaagattaaataaataataagcaACTGAATATACATTAGTTTATGTTTTTTACTTACGCCGTGCATCATCACATGCTCCGTAAAGTTTTGTATGCTCTCGGTAAGGTCCACGTTAAGGTTCTCCGATCGCTCGAATTCCAAGCCTATAAACCACATGGAGCAGAAGGGTGCCGATGTCACAGCAGACTGGTTACCCTGCGACTGCTTCAGGTCGTCTTCATTTCCACTGTTGTTTTGTGAGTTGTTGGCACTTTGGCCCTTCTTAAACTCAAAACACTTCGGATTGACATGGGCCAGTGCAATATGGGGATTTCGCTCCAAGTTGCCAATTAGCAGACGCACCTTTGACTCAACAAGGCCGCACCACTCTAAATGATCGTCAGCCGTCTGCGAGTTGACTAACAACACGATAAAGTGGCGGTATCTGTAGAAAAAGCTAGGCGCCTCAAACAAACGCTCCCACGGAATGCGACCGAGCATGATTTCATCCGTGATGTTCATGCCGCGATTGAACTCGGTCAATATGACCTTCTTGGTGGATTCGGACACATTAAATGTGGAATTCTGTTGTGGGTATGCGGGCGTAATAATGGGCATCAGATGATACCGATCCGAGGCATTGACTCGCGGATCCCAGACCTAGAATAGGAAAATCTATTAGGGAACCGGACTATTTGGATAAGTTTTAGTGACTTACTTGAAATCTTAGATTAACGTTGTCCGGGTGCTTGAGCAGCACTGGGTTAGGCCACTTCCAGCGCGAAAAGACCAAGAAAAACTTATGCACCAGTGTGGCAGCTGCAGCGTTGGGATACAGCTGGCAGGTTCTGGCCACCAACATGGCCCAGGTCACACCACCGAAATAACCCAATGAATTAGAGTAGATTCCGTGCTCTAAGAGAGTAAATGAGAACAATTAGAATTGAATTTACAGGAACTTTATATCTTAACACTTACTCTTTGCCCACAATTTGATAGTGCGCAGCGCCAGGCGGAAATTTTCAATATTGGGCACCAGGGCCAGGATCTCATCCGTCACACGACAGCCGTTGAGACTGCGCACCGAACGGTGATCCAGATTCCGCAGTAAGTTATCATCCCGTAGATCAAAGTCATCGGGTATTTCTTTTAGGGACAGACGGGCAAACAGCAAATCGATTTCGATGCCATCAAAGTTCATTTTGATGACGGGCACAAAGGCCTCTTCCACCGAGCGGCACTCTGTGACCTCTGGCTGCTTCTTGAGCACCTCAAAAAAGCTCTGAAAGTAGTCGGTGCGCTCAATATTTCGCGGAGCAACACATAAGGCATCTATATCGGCACCCTTGTGATGGACACCCAATCGATACGAGCCGAATGTGTAGATCTTGCCGCCAAGCTTCTCGGCGGCTGACTCTGGCATATTCTTGCTGACAGAGATCTCCTTGACCCACTGCTTGACCAGTGTGTTGAGCTTGGCCAGGATCTCCATACGGTGGTTCAGCTCGTCCTGGCTCTCAAAGACGTTGTACGGCTCCAGTGAGCCACGGAGCTCATCAGTGCGCTGGAGATCCTCAGGCCGCGGCTCGGCCAGACTGATAGCCGAGGTCATGCCCAGTTGCTTGGCGGGCGGTCCGCCCGAGGTAGAATTTCCATTGTGCTGATGGTGCTGGCGATGTGTTGGTTCGGAATTCCACATGCTGTCTGTCTGCCTTCGTCTCAGCTTAAAGTTATGTCCTGTAAATTGGAAATTAAACGGATATTAGCTTATCCTTTCGGAATCGCTATATTCGATTTACTCACCTATCTAGGCTTAAAATATGTGGTATTATATTTAAGTTTACTCTCCAAGAAGACAAAATGGAATCATATATATGCGACACCTCCTCTTGTGGCTCTGTTTAAGAAACTGCGCTTAATAAAATGctggaaaagaaaagaatacaTTTAGTATAAAATCTAGAGCATTACATTAAGGTTTGGTTTCAAAATTTCGTATTGAAATTGAATAGGTTATTTGGTTCGGATTATGATAATCTCAAAGATTGCGAATATTTGGGTTTCTTAAAGTGAGAATTTAAGTTCGGCATTTCCAAAACTGATGACGACGCGGTTTTTTAAAAAGTGAATCACCTAATATTTGAACTAAATATTTGTGGGATACACATTCATCACGTGATAAGGGCTACATATATACAGCAGTTACTTCAAAATTGAAATTACCTTTTTCTTACTGT carries:
- the LOC6609982 gene encoding LOW QUALITY PROTEIN: poly(A) polymerase beta (The sequence of the model RefSeq protein was modified relative to this genomic sequence to represent the inferred CDS: substituted 1 base at 1 genomic stop codon) produces the protein MWNSEPTHRQHHQHNGNSTSGGPPAKQLGMTSAISLAEPRPEDLQRTDELRGSLEPYNVFESQDELNHRMEILAKLNTLVKQWVKEISVSKNMPESAAEKLGGKIYTFGSYRLGVHHKGADIDALCVAPRNIERTDYFQSFFEVLKKQPEVTECRSVEEAFVPVIKMNFDGIEIDLLFARLSLKEIPDDFDLRDDNLLRNLDHRSVRSLNGCRVTDEILALVPNIENFRLALRTIKLWAKKHGIYSNSLGYFGGVTWAMLVARTCQLYPNAAAATLVHKFFLVFSRWKWPNPVLLKHPDNVNLRFQVWDPRVNASDRYHLMPIITPAYPQQNSTFNVSESTKKVILTEFNRGMNITDEIMLGRIPWERLFEAPSFFYRYRHFIVLLVNSQTADDHLEWCGLVESKVRLLIGNLERNPHIALAHVNPKCFEFKKGQSANNSQNNSGNEDDLKQSQGNQSAVTSAPFCSMWFIGLEFERSENLNVDLTESIQNFTEHVMMHGVNIKMLKEGMTIDARHVKRKQLSLYLDSDFLKRERKSMESHNNFNNTLLANRKRLSTELAQSQDPLPPGQQPSSGNRGRDSGAKIQRLSDSLTEENSNASSDMGAGTPTTPTTAQLSAPSFKTSGKNGSELDVVEQEPSQPHNNGNANSNTTTTEVACSXQPPTLHPHPPHQQPPPAPPQPPAHHHHHQKFRKNNNAAAAAASNSIFNQRSILHAASSLSAALSITGHKRKQQTATSTTMISSSNIAHSNYTQHSTHNNGGGGGSHYNKTYYIDDDDEDNNQPLLTPNNQTQQQQKAVRITATSASPATSVPVAASAAPPAPTISL